The DNA sequence ataagaacttatgcatgcgttcatggtttgttcgtgattgatttttttctatgatatgtttgattcgaaattatgtttgataatctgcttaatgtgttaatggttgttaattatatctctacttcctccattcatctacttctactttgattcagatttgtttgatgacttgtataatatttagtagttagatttagacacaaacTTTCGAAATCCCCtcttaattctttgtaattttcgtagatATTGTATTTCTATaattaatattcttttcttgacGTATAAATGACAGGAGCACCTTCAATCCCCGAATAGAACGATCCATACTTGCTATATACTAACAACTGTCAAcagggttaattttgagaactcatttcgAGCTCATCAGATATCTAATCATAAACTACGCAAGTACATTGCATGAGAATTTTTTTATATCTTACATTATTATTTGATCATTACCTAAGGAATTTCCTTTTCCAAACTAAATCCCACTAGTTGGCACTTAGCTTTGTAATTGCCCTTTCTAGGAACCTTTCTTGTTCAAAAATGTTCTTTTCACTTTTGAATTGGGCCTGCAATGTTGACATTGATAAGTACAACAACGTGTCATACATCATTATCTACATCATTATCTAAACCAGATTCTTCAACAAAAAGTTTCTCTCCAGTATCTATTATATGGAGATTGCTTTACAGCCTTGTTTCTGTGACATATAAATCTCCCATTTTGTTGACATCACATAGTAGGGAGACGACTGTTAGTGATCCAAAGATGAGTTGTGCCTAATCGTTCCAGTAGACATTTCTGAGCTTCTTTTCCAATTGTTCAACTTGGGGCTACCCAGAAATGTATTGAAAACTAATGACTTTTGAGTTTGGCAAATTTTGTTTAGCAAGTCAAACCCAAATTGGTCAATATCTAATTCCTAAAGCTCTCTTGCTTGTTGGTTTGTCAAGTTTATCTTAGTTAATCACTGTAAAGGTCAGCTTATTTTTGGATGACTcataattttaaagaagaaCAAACAAATGGTACTCTTTGAATTTAGGTTTTTAGGGCAAGGAAGTATGTTCATTTGAGTTTAAGACACTTCAACTTGACGTGAAAACTTGTGATGGAGTTGAAGGTTGCCTCTAAGACTAGACATTGATAGTTTCATAAGTTTTTCCTACTGCCTACCTTTTCTTTTGCATTTTAAGTTTCCCTtcccaattttcaattaaaacatCAAACATAGCAAAACACCTTTATATAGCATGAACGATGAGCCAATCCAAGACAAAACGAAATCCATATCATACCTGTCTGTGTCTGCTTGGATTAGTTATTTGAAGGCtacagatttttgttttttgttcagAATTTGAAGGTTTGAGCTATGGAGGGAAAAGTACATAGGTTTCTCCATGGAACACTTGAAGCTACCATCTTCCATGCCACACCTTACATACCACCACCATTCCCCTTCAATGTAAGTACTAATTGATCTATGAATTAGAAATATTGAAGTAAACGATTTTGATCAAACTCGAATATTGCGTAAAAGGATTcaatttttgttctaattaaCAAAAACTTGTATTTTAATTTGCAGTGTATATTTGGAAATGGGAAGCCAGCGTATGTGACCATCAAGATAGACAacaagaaagtagcaaaaacaACCCAAGAACGCGACCGCGTTTGGAACCAAACCTTTCAAATCCTATGTGCTCATTCATCAGATTCAACCATTACCATTACAATGAAAACAAAATGCACCATCTTGGGGAAATTTCAAATCCATGCTCATCAGATACTAAGTAAAGCAAGCTTTATTAATGGTAATCTCCCTCTCCTAACAGAAAGTGGGAAGCCAAATCCAGAACTTAAGCTCCGGTTCATGTTATGGTTTAAGCCGGCGGAATTTGAACCAAGTTGGGGGAAAATGATTAGCTATGGTGAATTCCAAGGGCTGAGGAATGCAACATTTCCACAGAGATCCAATAGTCATGTCATTCTTTATCAAGATGCTCATCATTGCTCAAGTTTCAAGCCTTCGCCTGAGTTTTGTGGGACTCCAAGAAGACTATGGGAGGATGTATACAAAGCTATTGAGGGTGCAGAACATTTGATTTACATTGCAGGCTGGTCTTTTAATCCAAAAATGGTCCTGGTAATGAATTCGCAACCCTACTATTTCTTAGCTACAAAATAGTCTCATTTATATTGTTTTCGGAACCTAATTTGCATGATCTTAACCAGGTCAGGGATCCTCAAACAGCAATCCCACATGCAAGAGGAGTGAAGCTTGGTGAACTTTTGAAACAGAAAGCTGAGGAAGGCGTGGCGGTGAGAATTATGCTTTGGGATGATGAAACATCTTTACCACTTATCAAGAATGAAGGAATTATGAGAACACATGATGAAGATGCATTTGCCTACTTTTCACACACCCAAGTAGTGTGCAAATTGTGCCCAAGGTTGCACCGTAAGTTCCCCACAATCTTCTCTCACCATCAGAAAACAATAACCGTAGACACTAAATGTTGCATTTGTCCAAGGGAGAGAGAAATTATGAGCTTCATTGGTGGGCTGGATCTATGTGATGGCCGCTATGACACCGAGCAACATTCATTGTTCCACACACTCAACACAGAATCACATTGCTATGATTTCTACCAGACGAACATTGCGGGGTCTAGCCTCCAAAAAGGAGGGCCAAGAACACCATGGCACGATGTTCATGCTTGTATAACCGGGGAGGCTGCTTGGGATGTGCTAACGAATTTCGAGCAACGATGGAGTAAACAATGTGATCCTTCTGTATTGGTTCCTGCTAGCACCTTAACAAGCTTGATTCGGCAGACTTATGCAAGTAAACCCTCTGAACGGGGTTGGAATGTTCAAGTGCTCAGATCAATTGACCACGTTTCGGCATCCCAATTGTTCCGAAACTTGACTGTGGAGCAAAGCATTCACGAGGCTTATGTGAAAGCAATTAGAGGTGCGGATAGGTTTATCTACATTGAGAACCAATATTTCATAGGAGGGTGTCATTTGTGGGCGAGGGACCAACATTGTGGGTGTATAAACTTGATTCCAATTGAGATTGCACTCAAGGTGGCCAATAAGATAAAAGCAAAGGAGCGGTTTGGAGTGTACATAGTAATACCAATGTGGCCAGAAGGTCTACCTGAGAGTGAATCAGTTCAGGATATACTTCATTTGACTAGGGAAACAATGTCAATGATGTACAAGATGATTGGAGAAGCTATAAAAGAAAGTGGGACTCAGCAGCACCCAAGAGACTATTTGAACTTCTATTGCCTTGCCAATAGAGAAGTAGAGACACAAGGAGACTTTGTCCCTCCACATTCTCCTCACAGTGGAACACAATACTGGAATGCACAGAAGCATAGGAGGTTCATGGTGTATGTTCACTCCAAGCTCATGATAGGTATGTgtctcaacttttttttttttttgagaatagtaTGTGTCTCAACTTTAAACTACTCAACATTAGCAAAAttacttttattttaaattatagatcATATGTCTAGTAAAATTGAGTACGTCCCGCTACATAAGACATCGCGTGAGAGATGTAATCACAATATTGTCATCATTACCTCATATGGTAAATGTTACATTGCAATAtctccttttattttcctcCATTAATGTGGTTTCTCTTTGTTTTGGCGTCTTCTCCTTTCAGTGGACGATGCATACCTTATCATAGGATCTGCAAACATAAACCAAAGATCAATGGATGGAAAACGAGACACCGAGATTGCCATCGGATGCTACCAGACAATCAGAGACGATGATCATAACAGCAAGACTTTAAGGATGAGCTCTACAGGGGACATTGGAGCATACCGAATGTCATTATGGTACGAGCACACAGGCCGCGCTGAAGAGTTGTACGAACACCCCGAAAGCTTAGAATGCGTGAAGACGGTGCGTTATATCGGAGACCAGATGTGGAAAACTTACAGCGGTGAAGAAGTGGTCGACATGGAAGGTGTTCACCTTGTGACATACCCTGTGAGTGTAACAGAGGATGGTTTTGTTGAGGAGCTTGTGGAAGGAGGTGGTCTTTTTCCTGATACAAAGAGTTTGGTTAAGGGCAAGAGATCAAAAGTTCTACTGCCAATATTTACTACCTAGTCAGGTACTGTTTACTGACAAAGTACACCGGCTGTACGAAGCTAACGTTTCCGATGCACTCCAAATTTATATTTTGGTCAAATTAGTTGATgtaacaattaattcttttttaaccTTGACTTACTTAAGGTAGAAAAACCAACAAGGAGAAATGTGTTCATTTTCATTAACTGTTTGATGTaaattgttgtagagaattgtaattatatgtttattattgataataagagtcctttatatagggagttacaaagtACACAAAAAGCAATACAATCCGAATACATTGAatatctagaaccttctcctattacaactctaaaccctagtttgtagaggcacacatggtgtcgacatccttcaacataaATGTTATTTTTTgtctgttgaaggaaaacctaatttgtgtttagcccaaactctaggttacttgacctagtggtaataggatttaattagaaggatctagaatcctaatcaatgtagaattactttccttgtatgattgagattctatgcattgtaatcctctatataaagaggcccctattatcaatgagaatacacagaaaatttctcccaaattcagtttctctacaacacgttatcagcacgagccctaactctgaaaccctaaattcgtagccttcaaatcccagaaacctcagCCGCCAAACTCGAAGATCTCAACCCCAGGAGTCCGAAACCGGCGGCCCcatccccagaaccggccggaaaaccaccaaaccggccaccggaagaagCAAAAAGTTCTCCTGTCCggttcaaagccttcctcaacacctcctgcagccatacttGACCTCCTGCAGCATCTCCACCACAGAAACCCGGAACCGGAACCAGCCAAAAATCAcccgaaccggccaccagaaaaGGTTAAAACCGAACcggcagagagaaaaaaaaaaaaaaaaaaagggagaagacCAAGCCGAGCCACCTAGTCGCCAAGCCATAATCattctgccacgtcagcaccacgCAGGCATCCAGTCAGCACCAGTCAGCTAGCCACGTCAGCCAcctgtgccacgtcagcagaccGGTCAACCTGAGTCAACGCCGGTAAACCACCGCCGGCCACTTTCCGGCCGacttccggcaacttttccggccgacttccggcgacttttccggccgacttccggcgacttttccggccgactTCTGGCAACTTTCCATccaacttccggcgacttttccggccatttttcaggcgactttccggcgacttccgGTCAGCTACAATAACTCCGGCAGCTACAGTAATTTTCCAGCGACGACttttccgaccatcttttaaggtattttttttctaaaagttcccgtttttgaagttttttttcaatttcttcttcttttctcagggacttccaacatcccttcttctacccccctttcttattcataggggagaccaatagccgaactgtgggggttcgtgctcactccaagcttggagcttgtagagtcctccaaacttagagtttgttgagaagaaaacgatcgaccacatacatcgtcgtttcgatctaattcaaaacccctcttggaactggattttcttggaagcgactacgctcagaaaaatccctaatttcttggaagcgactacgctcagaaattatatagtttttcgtggtagccttcttcgctccgaaactaaccctattttcttgttgtttttcaggatgagtaacctgaacaagttgagcttcactCCACttgagacaacaggcgcaggataccataagtgggtccgtgatgtgcgccagcatctgaaggctgatgggatcctgagtacgatccaagagccaagtgaggacgtgcttactcctcaacaagctgctgcttttgaagcaaatagatctacgagagaggctaatgaagcaaaagccatcattctcatgacaaggcacatgaatgacgcgctccaaaatgagtacctcaatgaggaagacccaagaaggctatgggtggaactcgagcagcgttttggcaacgtccgtgattccctgcttccagacttagaagtgaaatggcatagccttcgcttctgtgatttcaagtctgtacttgactacaattcggaagcacttcgtatcaagtctatgatggaattttgtggacaaaacatcactgatacgatgttgatcgagaagactctctccaccttccccgtctctgcgttgatgatagccaaaaactatcggattgatgtcaatgctagacgcatcacaagatttcatgagctcattggtgccatgaatgtagctgaaaagcacgacaacatacttgtgaagaactataactgtagacccgtgggaaccaagtcaattccggagtctaattatagtcgcgcccccaagggaggacgcaaggagcgaaaccctaagagtagggataattctggacgttctggtccatattctcgtcctaaagaggaaggaaatcgccaagataggCCTACACCggaccgtggaggtaaacgtgtgaagagagagagaggccaagcctctggttatggtggtaacgccaccaaaggtAATAACCGTCTACCAAACGCCCCCAGAGCGTCTCGATCAAGGGaatctgaccataatgatgcttgtcttagATGTGGATTAaatggacattgggcaaagaagtgtactgcatcccagaatgttgcaaacacatacaagatgtatcgtgaagcaagggaggcacattacatggaacaagaagatcaagatggagatctcgatctaagggtggaagactacaaggatcaagaaccagaaactggcgattttgattaagtctttttattttccaagagatgtaggcaattgccatattacttttatagtagatgccaatgatattagtctttcttcaaagtaggcgtacttaatgtaaaagtgatgtctagaaaggttttgagataagtggtccttaagcgagctttgctccaccgacatctctctacttaacTGGTCACTTTTACATTGAACTTACCGAAAGAAGATAGgcaactaccattgttttgcattaactagtttattggattagatttcctttGGTTATGAGAAACgttgatgtaattccgtttggcttattaataaaagttgagttcttttctttatgactcctttttaattacgagctttgtcttttaggaatggatgaacttcaatgtcttgcggatagtgcaactacgcacaccattctacgacataggcaactattcttagagatgttgcctacatattcatctctgactacgatggctgggccatcaagtttagttcaaggacatggaatggcccaattccttttgcctaatggcaccttgattaaagtcactgaagctctctacgcttctaAGGCAAATCAgaccttattgagttttaaagatattagagccaacggattccatgcggaaacgcatagtgagaacggaatagaattcctttgcattacctctaatcattgcggaagaaagcgcatcttagagaagcttatgtgtcaatctagtggactttatgtcactacaattcgacctattgaatccaataatatcttggtcgtgatatgatgctccgtatattggctttggcatgaccgactaggacatcctggtcgtgatatgatgctccgtatactaaagacttcacacggacatccattcttcagagtgagaagaagcaagaatcgaaaattgattccaggacttagcaagactgCAACCATTACAGCATCTGGAACTGCAGCTGTCTTGGGGCGCCACAAGACCGCCCacgtcccatgtgatgacgccatTAATGGctccaaccatgagcatgacgccatggttgttcctcctagtaGCCATGACGTTACACACACCGCTTTCCATGactctaacgccataatgggagatgtagtcacacactttgcttctaatagcgctacggacgctcaggcccaaccaaaatcctcattggttgcttctaaggcccctcgctctttctgcaaagcctgttccttcgggaaattaggaccgagaccgtcctacgcaaaggatcccaaaatacttattccgttcttacaaagaatccaaggggatatgtgtggaccaattcaaccatcatgcggaccttttaaatactttatggtattggttgatgcgtcgacacgctggtcacatgtcgcgttACTGTCCACTCggaatgctgcttatgctaaactcctcgcccagattatccgtctacgggctcattACCCAGACCACCCTATTAAgtcgattcgacttgataatgctggggagtttacatcgaaaacattcgatgactattgcatgtcactggggattgatgtagagcatccagttccccatgttcatacccaaaatggtctcgcagaagccgctatcaaacgactacagatgatagcacggacattggttatgcgcaccaatctccctgtttctgcttggggatatgcaatattgcatgcagcgacgctaattcgtctacgacccactgccactcaatcttactctgcgttacagctagtgactgggtacgagcctgatatctcgcacttactcatttttgggtgtgccatttatgtgcctattacgccgccacagcgtccACAAtgacgaatgggcatttatgttggatatgaatctccaacgatcgtccgctaccttgaacccttgacaggcgatatctttaccgctagatttgcggattgtcactttgatgagacagtcttcccgtcgttagggggagataagaacacagatgttcaacaggaacgacaggaattgtcgtggtttgtccccactatgtctcatctcgatccccgtaccgcacagtccgaacttgaagtgcgaagaataatcgagctccagaacgtagcagacacaatgcctgatgcgttttctgatgttgccaaagtgacgagatcacacatacctgctgcaaacgtgcctgcaaggatcgatgtctcaaatactggacatcacgccactcctgtcacaccaggagatggcgccattgcccaacatggaaatgatgtggcatctatggccgcaggtcccgcaagaaaGAGcagtagaccaattggttcgaaggatactcgccctagaaagaaagcgaatgaggcacaaacaaatcctttgatcatcgatactcaaaatccgtcccatgagaatgtttcggattatggttatgtccatgagacatcattgggggacgcctcaatgtcagaacctatccctaagaacgtagagatctctgttaattacactagtgtacatggaaagtgggaaagaaactccatcatcatagatgatgtattcgcgtatttagtggcgcgtgagattattgagaccgatgacatcgaaccatgcTTCGttatgaatgccaacgtagagccaattggccaaagtggaaagatgcgatccaggcagaacttgattctctagcgaaaagaaaggtattcggaccagttgtgccaataccacccaacaccaaaccagttggccataaatgggtattcgttagaaagcgtaatgagaaaaacgagattgtaaggtacaaagctcgccttgtggcacaaggtttctcacaacgccctggaatcgactacgaggagacctattctcccgtaatggacgtcattacgtttcgctaccttgtcagtttggtagtttccgaaaaactgaatatgcagcttatggatgtggttactgcgtatctatatggggatctagatacagagatatacatgaagattccagacggaattcaattacccaaatcaagtggctctaaaccacggagcgcgtttgcgattagattgagacgctcactatatggattgaaacaatccggacggatgtggtataaccgtctaagtgactacttgattggaaagggatatgtcaacaatgaactatgcccatgtgtgttcataaaaaggacaagttccggatttgcaatagtagcggtttatgttgatgacatgaacataattggcacccttaaagagttaagggaaaccgctgaacacttgaaatccgagtttgagatgaaagatcttgggaaaacacggttttgcctcggtttggaactagagcaccgtagagatggtatcctggttcatcaatcagcttatacccaaaagatgcttaggcgtttcaacactgataagattaagccttcaagcaccccaatggtcgtccgtagtcttgatccaaagaaggatcaatttcgtccaaaagatgacgatgaagatgtgctagaggcggaagtgccctacctaagtgcaataggcgcattattgtacttggcacaatgcacaagaccggatatctcattcgcagtgaacttgctagctagatacagctctgcgccaacacgacgtcattggactggtgttaaagatatctttcgatacctaagtggtacgatcgatatgggcttgttctatccctatagagaaatgatggattcggacccatcaagtgccaggaaCGCCACACACGGTGGACCGCGTTCCCTATccccaacccaaaacaatataagtgttttggaaggttttgctgatgctgggtacctctctgacccacacaaaggtcgctc is a window from the Rosa chinensis cultivar Old Blush chromosome 2, RchiOBHm-V2, whole genome shotgun sequence genome containing:
- the LOC112189772 gene encoding phospholipase D alpha 4, with translation MEGKVHRFLHGTLEATIFHATPYIPPPFPFNCIFGNGKPAYVTIKIDNKKVAKTTQERDRVWNQTFQILCAHSSDSTITITMKTKCTILGKFQIHAHQILSKASFINGNLPLLTESGKPNPELKLRFMLWFKPAEFEPSWGKMISYGEFQGLRNATFPQRSNSHVILYQDAHHCSSFKPSPEFCGTPRRLWEDVYKAIEGAEHLIYIAGWSFNPKMVLVRDPQTAIPHARGVKLGELLKQKAEEGVAVRIMLWDDETSLPLIKNEGIMRTHDEDAFAYFSHTQVVCKLCPRLHRKFPTIFSHHQKTITVDTKCCICPREREIMSFIGGLDLCDGRYDTEQHSLFHTLNTESHCYDFYQTNIAGSSLQKGGPRTPWHDVHACITGEAAWDVLTNFEQRWSKQCDPSVLVPASTLTSLIRQTYASKPSERGWNVQVLRSIDHVSASQLFRNLTVEQSIHEAYVKAIRGADRFIYIENQYFIGGCHLWARDQHCGCINLIPIEIALKVANKIKAKERFGVYIVIPMWPEGLPESESVQDILHLTRETMSMMYKMIGEAIKESGTQQHPRDYLNFYCLANREVETQGDFVPPHSPHSGTQYWNAQKHRRFMVYVHSKLMIVDDAYLIIGSANINQRSMDGKRDTEIAIGCYQTIRDDDHNSKTLRMSSTGDIGAYRMSLWYEHTGRAEELYEHPESLECVKTVRYIGDQMWKTYSGEEVVDMEGVHLVTYPVSVTEDGFVEELVEGGGLFPDTKSLVKGKRSKVLLPIFTT